The Novipirellula caenicola genome segment CCGCTGGGACGATCCAGGTCGACCGTGCGTTCTCGGATGTTGGCAAAATCGATGCCGCCCTGCGGCTCATTCCCTTGATCGCTGCTCCGTTAACGGCCCACCACTGGTCGCTGGTGACGTAGATTTGAGTAGGCAGGATCTTGTCGGCATCCACGTTCGAAATTGGAACCACGACGGTCATGATTTCATGAGTCGGACGCCGGATTGGCAATCCGGGGCGTGGTGGAGGGCGGAATCCAATTTGGTAGGTTGCCGTCATGGCAAGATGGTGTATTCCCGTCGCGGAATAGACGTCGCTGATTGATGGAGCCTGGATCAAATCAATCTCTGCCGAGAACCACGTGTCAGCTCGGTCGTTGAGAAACCGCTTTAACGCAGCGTTGACATAGGCGTCATGCTGTCGGTCCCAGATCACTCCAGTACGGTCGCCATTCATGCGTATCAAGCGGAATGGTTCAAACCATTCCTCCGCGTGACGCTCGACCACTTGTTCGACTAATCGATGTTTCTCCTCGGCTTGCCTCATCCGCTGCAGTCTCGCCGCGGATCGATGAAGATTCGGATTGCTCGATCGAGAGTACCAATTCGCATGCAAAGCTGCGGCGATGGCGTAGACAATCCCATGGCGTGGATGCACGATCGTTTGCTGGAGCTGCCAAATCGATTGCGTCGGTGGAGCGACCGAGTACAGCAATGTATCGAACGGTTCTTGGTTGACGACCGTGTTCCAGTGCATCGTCTGCACGCCCAATCCGAACGTGATCGAATCGTGTTGTCCGCTATAACAAACCTGGCGGACCGATCGAATCTCGCCGAGCTCGGACACGGTGGCGGTCGCCAAGTCAATCATCAACAACTGGGTTGCGGTTGGTGATCCGGCGCGAAACAACACGAATTTGTCGGGCGAATCGGTTTCGCCCCATTGCCATTCCTGGGCTCCAAAATCGTTTCCGAAGGGCGACAGGTCGATCGAACGAACCGGGATTGCCGACTGCTGTTGTTGGACAAGCGAAGCCAAGACATGCGTTTCCCATCCGTGCAGCGACGCGGGGATCTCCTGCAAACGACGCTTCGCTTCGTCAAAGTTTTCCGACTCAATCGACTGACGCACCCGATGCAGCCGTTCTTTCAATAATTTGTCAGCTTCGCTCTGCAAACGCAGATGAACCAACGCCTGCTTGGTTTGCGAAACGGCAGACGCGGTTCCTGCGATCTCTTGATGCAATTCTTCAATCTTGGCTTCTTCTGCTTTGAGCGATTCGGTGGTTTCGATCACCAACGCAGTGTTCCGCTGGGTTTGCTCAATCGCATGTTTCAATTTTTGAGATTCGATTTCAAAGGCAGCTCGTTGTTTCTCAGCCATGGTCTTGGCTGCTTGTGCCCGCCGCGTCGCCGCTTCGATCTCACTCAATCGCTGCTGCAAATCGGATTGCACTTGTTGACGCTGCGCGACAAGCTTGGCAGCGTCCTTTTCTCGCTGCGTCGCTTCCGCCATCGCTCGTCGTGCCGATAACCAACCGACGCTACTAATGAGAACGCCGAGCATCAATACGATTACGACGGCAGCGGAAAACTTGGCTTCGGCGGGATGGCGATGGCACCACCGAGTCACGCGTTCACGTACCGAAATCGGTCTCGCCTGTACCGGCAACCCCGCTAGAAAAAGCTGCAACTCATGAGCGAATTCGCTGCAGTTTGCATAGCGTTTGGCGGGATCGTAGGCCATCGCACGCTGACAAATCGCAACGAGGTTCGCATCGGCTTGCGGATTCAACTGCAAAATCGGCGTCGGTGCACTGTGGATCGCCATCTGTAACACCTCCGCAGCATTCCCCACAAACGGCGATTGCCCGGTAAGCAAAAAGTACAAACAAGCGGCAAGCGAATATTGATCGGTCGCCGGACCGATCGCGGCAATGTCGCCTCGAGCTTGCTCGGGCGGCATGTAGGCGGGCGTTCCCAACACCGAACCGTCGATCGTCAACGCGGAATCGAAATCGAGTCGCTTGGCCAGACCGAAGTCCAATAGCTGAGGCTCGCGTTTGGTGTCGATGATAATATTGAGCGGCTTGACATCGCGGTGCACAATGCCGTGACGGTGAGCATAGTCGAGTGCCAATGCCAGTTTACGAATACAATCCGCAGCCTCGTGTTGCGACGGCGTTTGAGCGGCCGCAAACTCCTCCAACGTTGGGCCTTGTACATATTCCGTTGCGATAAAGTGTCGCCTTTCGACGCGACCGGCGTTCAGTACCGCGACGATATTGGGATGACGCAGCGAGGCCGCGGCTCGCGCCTCGGTGAGGAACCGCGCCGCTCGCTTTCGGTCACTCGCGTCGAAGTGCAGCAGTTTGACCGCGACGCTCCGCGACGTGTGCGTGTCGCTGCAAAGCCACACCGTGCCGAAGGCGCCTT includes the following:
- a CDS encoding protein kinase domain-containing protein, whose product is MAIELQTECPACETFSLIDASLLGKKVGCPSCHRSFYANRARPAAAGQTMAAVVTPPAKTSAAKHSDDQTRTSPSLDPAAESAKRLGHYQLRRIIGEGAFGTVWLCSDTHTSRSVAVKLLHFDASDRKRAARFLTEARAAASLRHPNIVAVLNAGRVERRHFIATEYVQGPTLEEFAAAQTPSQHEAADCIRKLALALDYAHRHGIVHRDVKPLNIIIDTKREPQLLDFGLAKRLDFDSALTIDGSVLGTPAYMPPEQARGDIAAIGPATDQYSLAACLYFLLTGQSPFVGNAAEVLQMAIHSAPTPILQLNPQADANLVAICQRAMAYDPAKRYANCSEFAHELQLFLAGLPVQARPISVRERVTRWCHRHPAEAKFSAAVVIVLMLGVLISSVGWLSARRAMAEATQREKDAAKLVAQRQQVQSDLQQRLSEIEAATRRAQAAKTMAEKQRAAFEIESQKLKHAIEQTQRNTALVIETTESLKAEEAKIEELHQEIAGTASAVSQTKQALVHLRLQSEADKLLKERLHRVRQSIESENFDEAKRRLQEIPASLHGWETHVLASLVQQQQSAIPVRSIDLSPFGNDFGAQEWQWGETDSPDKFVLFRAGSPTATQLLMIDLATATVSELGEIRSVRQVCYSGQHDSITFGLGVQTMHWNTVVNQEPFDTLLYSVAPPTQSIWQLQQTIVHPRHGIVYAIAAALHANWYSRSSNPNLHRSAARLQRMRQAEEKHRLVEQVVERHAEEWFEPFRLIRMNGDRTGVIWDRQHDAYVNAALKRFLNDRADTWFSAEIDLIQAPSISDVYSATGIHHLAMTATYQIGFRPPPRPGLPIRRPTHEIMTVVVPISNVDADKILPTQIYVTSDQWWAVNGAAIKGMSRRAASILPTSENARSTWIVPAEMAEPMDEGIMQRANRNRVGNSVLVRDSTTVNSLRGPLVWRSEVAVNPIPSQLRWITCYADGGQLMFGEIGKDDFHAIASLQHVDDPRSMQLTAEARYLIRKNPTSIEFIDLDHVVPMTRLDVEDHQKAEVAP